The genome window CACTTAATGATAGTAATTCCTAGTGGCGGACGGAGCATGTAGAATGTACATCCGACCACGGTCAAAGTGAGCCGTTTGATGGCATGAAAGCAGAGTATTATACCCAGGCCTTCACGGCGCTAGCGATTTTCGGCGGATTCGCAGTACTTGCGGCCTTCGCGTTCCTCTTCTTCACGAAGATCGCACCGCGTCTGGCTAAGAAATCAAGGACAGCTCTGGACGACAGAGTCGTCAAGGCATCGAGAACACCCATCTTCATCTTTGTCCTAATAGCGGGAATCTATTACTCACTAGTCTCAATTCCGGTGATTAGGGGCTATCACACTTATATCGGCAAGGGTGCCGGCGTTATCGCGATTTTGGTCGGTCTCTGGCTGGTCAAAAGGCTAGCTGACTTGACCTCGAAATGGTATGCGAACAAGCTCGCTAGAGGAGTCGGCCCCGATCCGCGCCGCGCACATATCATCCGAATGGTCCGTAATGTCGTCAATGCGCTCGCTGTTGTCGTCGCGGCTTTTCTACTTCTCGACGTGTCAGAGATTGACATCAAACCGATCATCACAAGCCTCGGAATCAGCGGTATCATCATCGCTCTTGCCCTTCAGAGCTTCCTGGCAGACCTATTCACGTCATTCTCAATATACATGGATAAGCCCTTCATGCCCGGGGACTTCGTGATAATCGGGGACCTTTGCGGAACCGTGAAGAAGGTGGGTGTTTTCAGCACGCGCATCCAAGCTCTCAGAGGTGAGGAGATCACCCTGTCAAACAAGGATGTCAGAGGCAAGACGATCCAAAACTTCGCCAAGATGACGCGCAGAAGAGTCGTCTTCACGGTCGGAGTCACGTATAACACACCGATTGAGAAGCTGAAGAGAATCCCAGATATGATTAAGGAGACAATCGGCAGGCTCCCCATTACGACTATCGATCGAGTCCATTTCGCCGCGTTCGCCGCCTACAGTCTCGACTTCGAGATCGTTTACTACGTTGAGACCAGCGATTACATGACGTATATGGATACACAGCACGCCATAAATATGGGTATAGCAGAGGAGTTCGAGAAGCAAGGCATCGAGATCGCCTACCCGACTCAGACGTTGTTCATCAATAAGTCTTCGGGGGCATAGCCCAGCATCGAGTTTCCGATGTGACCCCAAGTTGCTCTTATCTTGACACCCGATCGGCCAATTGCTCTTGACGTTTCGCGCCTCGAGCAATAGATTCCTTGCCCTAAACTTAAGGACAGTTCGGGTTCAAGCGGCCGGGGTGGCGGAACAGGTAGACGCACAGGACTCAAAATCCTGCGGTGCTTGGCATCGTGGGGGTTCGATTCCCCCCCCCGGCAAAATCACTACAAAGAAAAAAAAGGGCGCCCGTGTCGAGGGCGCCCCAGAATTATTCTCCTACCCGCTGAAGGCGAGCTATCGTTATTTCGGAACCGTGTTGGCGTACTCTCTCCTCAGCTCCTGTATCAGACCGCTAACGGCGTTCTTGGTGTCCGCCAGCTGCTTCAGCGTTGCCTCGTCCTTGGTCATTCTGGCGAGGCTATCTATCTGCACAAACGTCATCTGAAGGTCTTTTATCTGCTCGTTGAAGAAAGTGTTTAGGATCCTCATGTCCGCCGTCTTGAGCCTTGCATTCAGATCGATTCTCATCTTGGCAATTGACGTCTCCGTTGCCTTAACCTTCTGGTCCACATTCTGCTTCAGCGTGGCAATAGCATTCTGCGTAGCCGCGTTGTGCCCCCAAACGCTCACCCACATGACAATGGAGACGATTGCGAGAATGAGGGCAAGCCAAGCGATACCTCTTCCGGTTCTGACTCTCGCCGGCGGCCGATATGTACTCTTGACCGCTGGTCTCGGCGGGACCTTTGGAGGTTCTCTTTTCTCCGGAGCCTTTTTGAGCTCCGGCT of bacterium contains these proteins:
- a CDS encoding mechanosensitive ion channel family protein — encoded protein: MKAEYYTQAFTALAIFGGFAVLAAFAFLFFTKIAPRLAKKSRTALDDRVVKASRTPIFIFVLIAGIYYSLVSIPVIRGYHTYIGKGAGVIAILVGLWLVKRLADLTSKWYANKLARGVGPDPRRAHIIRMVRNVVNALAVVVAAFLLLDVSEIDIKPIITSLGISGIIIALALQSFLADLFTSFSIYMDKPFMPGDFVIIGDLCGTVKKVGVFSTRIQALRGEEITLSNKDVRGKTIQNFAKMTRRRVVFTVGVTYNTPIEKLKRIPDMIKETIGRLPITTIDRVHFAAFAAYSLDFEIVYYVETSDYMTYMDTQHAINMGIAEEFEKQGIEIAYPTQTLFINKSSGA